In Ascaphus truei isolate aAscTru1 chromosome 2, aAscTru1.hap1, whole genome shotgun sequence, the genomic stretch GGGTATTGACTGGATGACTGTTGTATTCACATCGACAGGCCTCTGTGCAGTGCAAAGCCCATGTCCGTATTGGTAGTGTGGAAGAGGAGTGGGTTGCAAAATCTTTTAATTGGGCATCAGGAGTTCTCCATAGATAGAAATACAGGCGTACACAGCTTTAAAACCTTGCAGGTCTCTTCTATATACTGGTATTTCATCTGATTAATGCATGTTGATTCATTATCTACATGGAATGTAAATCTACACAGATCTGTGCTCCTACGCCTACCAGTTATCGGCAATAAACTGGAGCCCAGAGTGGTGTGTTCAGGCTTCGTACTGGGTGCCAAGATGCACTGGTGATTAGTTTGTTTGCAAATTTAATGCACCAACTTGCCTGCCTTATTAACACTTGTTTCACATCACTGagactgtatatttaaaaaaataaaaatagcgcTTGATGCAACTTtaggaatatgttattgttaaacATTCTGTAGATGCATTCTAGATGTGGCAGAATTATGTTTAAGCGGCAGGTGTGTTTCAAGGATCCAACAGTACTCACCACAAGTCATGGCTCCCACAATGAATCCCTGGGCTCCCACTCGCATGTGAATCAGATGCACAGACATTTTGGTATCCCCTCTGTTCTTCAGTTTGTATAGTCCAAATCCTACAACTGCAGCAAATCCAGCCAGCCCTTCAAAAGAAAGCATATGGGTGAATAGCGTAGCAAGGGCCGAGATACCCATTAACACACACGCTCGCTCTCCTATTACCTACATCGCTAGTCATGACTTTGGATTGGTCATTATCATGGTAAACGGTATTCGCTCATATGGCTGAATTGAGTGAGTAAGGAGTGACATTTTCGTGGAACAAACTTGTTTTTAtcttgacattaaaaaaaaaaaaaaaaaagtgcagttaCTCCAAAAATGAGCTATGAACTCAATGCGATGCCATTTAAATAAGATTAACCAACCTACGGTTTGTGGCCTCAAaaaagtcagtaaaaaaaaaaaaggtttcgaTGTTGCTCCATATATGGCACAGGAACCCAACTAACGTCTCACAAGATGCACCAATATCACATCTAGTTGGGAAGTGCTAATGTCCTGCCTACTATTTCTTTACTTTGGGGCCGTCAAGGTGTTACAATTATTATAGCTTTAAGTATAAGACACTGGCCATCTTCCATTTTCAAATGAATACCATATCCACACAAGGTTattaaaatgtgcaaaaaaataaaatccacATTTAATTATACATATAAATTTACCTATTGGCACAAAGGGAGACTCCTTGGATTTTCTGATCAGCTTTGATGTCTGGGTGTCGGCTAACTCGTAAGTAGGCAGAACGTCTCCTGTGCTGGAAGTCATTTTGTCTAAACAAGGGAAGAGAAAAATAATGACTATTTGCTTACACATAACAAGTGACTTCAGGTTCCCAAAAGGCTCAGTTACGGTCTATTGtaataatacatgtacagtattaaactATTGCATGCAAAACACCCAGAAAAGGGATTAGGTGAATAACACTAGTTACAAAGGTAACCCAAGAGCTTtaaatatatacaggtgtggCCTTCAGTAATTGAGACCCACAAGTGTGGACCATTTGAGGGATACGGATCACGCCACTGAGTAAAATGTATTACAAGGGTAAGGATGATGCAACACAGGCTTTATATGAACTGTCAGCATGTGATCGGTATCTATTAGCTACTAAACCAGGTGTATACTGGCAGCGCTATATGAGATGCACACAAGGTCACAAATACAGATGACCAAAACCAAACATCTGCCACTTTGAGCTCCAATTTGGAAAGTGTGATGGTATGAGGGGAAAGACAGACTTAGAGGGTGTCCCTTTGTTTATTCAAAAAGCTTCAATATGGCATATACAGTACCCTAAGAAAAGGCATAGGTATATTGCAGGTAATTAACATTGGTGGTCATCATGATGCGTTGCCCCTAGTTTAGAGAAAATCTGTTCTATTGATGTGTGAAATAGCTTTAACAAAAACATTACAGGAAGTAATTGTGGGTGCCAGTTCTGCAAAGGAAGGGTACTGGGAGCCATTTTAGTAACAGTATCTCACAGAAACTGTCCCTGGAAAAAATAACTGTGCAGGCTGGCTTCCCAGAACTGCAGCATGGAACGGTCTGATGTCCTACTCTGATCCAGCAGACCTCCGCACTTGGGAACATACCCAAGTAAATAATCTCCTTTATACAGCTCTTCTAACCAATCTCAATGTCTTGCTGCCCTTAGTGTCAATTCCTCCTTAACGccaaaagtgaactaattccagtgacatgttcaaGGAGTTTCATCTGGGTAATTAAACCCAAGCTGACCCCATAGTAATATaattagacttgggaggggtttgcttTTCTCTGGCTACTCCCttgtgtgtgatgtgagtgtTCAACTAGTGCTTTTACAGCCAGTCCCCCTCCACTTCATTGGCTCTttaaggacagggtgggagaaGGGTAATGAAAacccttccccattcagaggcccctcaAGAAGGTCAACAACGGTGGGCTTGCACCTTTAAATGTGCAGTCAGAAAGATTGTCCATTTAACTGGAAGTACTTTGAAAAGTATTGTTTTACAATGGGATTATAATGAATCCTGTCTCAAGGATCACAGAACCTAATTTGGGTAACAGCCTGTGACCTACAGTCACAGAAAACGGGTATCAAGTCAAACTGGCGTCTTGAACTGGCCTCAGAGGTTGTATAACTGAAAGTGTAATTTAAGTGTAAAGTGTTATTGTGCGATTTTACACACTACAGTTACGACTGAATGAGGTCACCGGTGTGTCAGTACAGCCAAGGGTTCTCAAATACAAGTTAGGCAAGTACTATAAAACTATAGCAGAAGGTAAAGTGGCCCAATCTCTTCCAGTGCTGATTGTTATATTATCAATTCCTAAACTTTATAATGCTCAGTTCTAGCTTTCCTTGTCAGAAGCAAACAGCGTCAGGTACAAAATGTACAGGTGTATAACCGGTCAAGCATGGAACTTTTAGCATCGCTAGTATGCAGTGAACTTGCTTTCCAGGCACCCAACTGGATCTGTGATAATGACATTCGAACAATTAGGCTGTGGTTATAGTGACAGAgacgtcacgtcaaaacaaatgtattgacgccgttGCGTGTGCGTATAGTTAGAGCGGCGCGACGGCTTtgtcgctggaagtcacttcaattttatttttccagcgaccgcagtgtgacgtcagcgtcgctataagtgcggcctaagaCAACGGGGAGTGAAGTCTGAACGGTTGGcacattaggccgcgcttatagtgccgtcactGGGAAAATTCAATTGAAGCGACTTCCAGCGATCAAGCCGTCGcaccgctcctactataagcggaCGCAACGGCATCAATACATTTGTTCTGACGCGACATTAGAAAGCAGGCACCTCCAACAGATCTGATGAGAAGCCTGGGCTATTTGAATGATCTGAGGCACTGCACATGGCTGGCAAGGTGTTGCTGCAGTATATGGGTTACCTCTCACTGTGGAAGACAGGGTAGCGGTCTACTCCTGGAGAATTTAGGATTATTTGGCCTTTATTCTATGAAGTGTGATGGCGCCACACGGAAACTCCTCTTGAATTCAATGGGGCTTTCAAAGGTGACCTCTGATAAACAACTAAGAATCCCTGGGCTAAAGGTGCACTGCATACgtcattacaatataataaagcacagCTTGCAGCACAAGCTTTATTTCCATCTATACGCCTCTTCCAGGAACAGCTGCAGAAGTCAGACATGAAGAAATGTCACAGTTCCACCTTCTAAGAGTAAGCTGTGGAATTCCCCAGCACATGCAAATCCTGCGTCCTCATCCATGAAATggtggtgacacacacacacaactttccAGGAAGCAGACAAGAGGAAATTACTGCCCACGCAGCCCGTGATGAAACAAATTGAAACAGACTCATGGGACAAACTAGTATTTTATTATCCAggtgataaataaaataataatcttggTTACTTAAAAATAGTTCAGGAAAATACAGCACTATCCGCATTTAGCAGTCAGGGAGGTGCTGGGGTTAGAATTGTGCAGTTATCCTCAGTGGTAAATGCTCTGCCTGTTGAAGTGGGTGAATTTGAACCCTTTTCGATAGATGCACCTCAATAAGGGTTACCTCTATTACACAAATGTTGTGCTATTGTCTTCTACtggtatatacaaataaatggtctGAGGACCGTTTGGATACCAGGAGTGTGACCATCTTAGGTTTTTTTAATCCCTGTTCATATCCCACTGTCTCAGCATCtacgtgtgaccttgggcaagtcactgcatctccctgtgcctcaggcacaaacattagattgcaagctctatggggcagagaCTCGTTTTTCTGCAAGAACTCGACATACTGCACACAATGTCAGCAGTATAtcaaaatatttattattatccAAGTCGCTTTGCAAATATTAGCTCagatttattacaaaaaatagAGTATAAAAAAGTGGTGCGATGGTTCCGGATACTTCCTTTTACTTTAACAGCATTTTCAGAGTTTCACTAAAAACGCTGAACTTCATGAGTCACTAAAACCCCTGAACGTTCATACAACTGTGGCAGGGGGGAGGGTATTAGATTATATCACACTacaatgggggtggggaggtatTATACTATATCACAAcaataggggggaggggagggggtgtatatACCATCAtaatacaaggggggggggatataccaTCATAATACAAGGGGGGGGAATATACCATCATATTACAAGAGGTGGGGGAGATATACTATGTCATACcacaaggggggaggggagtatgcTATATCATACTACAATGGTATCTGGCACTATATACAGTGAGGGGCGGTGGAAGGTATCTGGCACTATATACACGGGGGGTGCAAGGTATCTGGCGCTATATACACTGGGGGGGAAGGTAGGTATCTGGCGCTATATACACTGGGGGGGAAGGTAGGTATCTGGCGCTATATACACTGGGGGGGAAGGTAGGTATCTGGCGCTATATACACTGGGGGGGAAGGTAGGTATCTGGCACTATATacactggggggaaggtaggTATCTGGCACTATATACACTGGGGGGAGGGTAGGTATCTGGCACTATATACACTGGGGGGAGGGTAGGTATCTGGCACTATATAAACTGGGGGGAGGTAGGTATCTAGCACTATATACACTGGGGGGAGTAAGGTAGGTAGGTATCTGGCACTATATACACTGGGGGGAAAGGTAGGTAGGTATCTGTCATTATATACACTGGGGGGGAGTAAGGTAGTTAGGTATCTGGCACTATATACACTGGGGGGAGTAAGGTAGAGGTATCTGGCACTATATACACTGGGGGGGTGAGATAGGTATCTGGCACCAtatacactggggggggggggtaagatagGTATCTGGCACCATatacactggggggggggtaagatAGGTATCTGGCACCATATACACTGGGGGGGGTAAGATAGGTATCTGACACTATATACACTGGGGGGAGGTAGGTATCTGGCACTATATACAAGGGGGAAGGTAGGTATCTGGCGCTATATacactggggggaaggtaggTATCTGGCACTATATACACTGGGGGGGAAGGTAGGTATCTGGCACTATATacactggggggaaggtaggTATCTGGCACTATATACACTGGGGGAGGGTAGGTATCTGGCACTATATACACTGGGGGGAGGGTAGGTATCTGGCACTATATAAACTGGGGGGGAGGTAGGTATCTAGCACTATATACACTGGGGGGAGTAAGGTAGAGGTATCTGGCACTATATACACTGGGGGGAGTAAGGTAGAGGTATCTGGCACTATATACACTGGGGGGAGTAAGGTAGGTAGGTATCTGGCACTAtatacactgggggggggggtgagataggTATCTGGCACCATatacactgggtgggggggtaagaTAGGTATCTGGCACCAtatacactgggggggggggtaagatagGTATCTGGCACCAtatacactgggggggggggggtaagatagGTATCTGACACTATATACACTGAGGGGAGGTAGGTATCTGGCACTATATACAAGGGGGAAGGTAGGTATCTGGCACTATATacactggggggaaggtaggTATCTGGCACTATATacactggggggaaggtaggTATCTGGCACTATATACACTGGGGGGAGGGTAGGTATCTGGCACTATATACACTGGGGGAGGTAGGTATCTGGCACTATATACAATGGGGGAGTAAGGTAGGTAGGTATCTGGCACTATATACACTGGGGGGAAAGGTAGGTAGGTATCTGGCACTATATACACTGGGGGGAAAGGTAGGTAGGTATCTGGCACTATATACACTGGGGGGGAGTAAGGTAGTTAGGTATCTGGCACTATATACACTGGGGGGAAGTAAGGTAGGTAGGTATCTGGCACTATATACACTGGGGGGAGGTAGGTATCTGGCATTATATATACACTGGGGGGGAGGTATCTGGCACAATATACACGGGGGAGGTATCTGGCACAATATACACTGGGGTGGAGGTATCTGGCACTATATACACGGGGGGATGGTATCTGGCACTATAtacactggggggggagagagaaggtatctgGCGCTATATAcactgggggggaagagagaaggtatCTGGCGCTATATAcactgggggggaagagagaaggtatCTGGCGCTAtatacactggggggggggagagagaaggtatctgGCGCTAtatacactgggggggggggagagaaggcatcTGGCGCTAtatacactgggggggggggagagaaggcatcTGGCGCTAtatacactgggggggggggagagaaggcatcTGGCGCTATatacactgggggggggagagaaggcatcTGGCGCTATatacactgggggggggagagaaggcatcTGGCGCTAtatacactggggggggggggagagaaggtatcTGGCGCTATAtacactgggggggagagagaaggtatatggcgctatatacactgggggggagagagaaggtatctgGCTCTATAtacactggggggggagagagaaggtatctgGCGCTAtatacactgggggggggggggagagagaaggtatctgGCGCTATatacactgggggggggagagagaaggtatctgGCGCTAtatacactgggggggggggagagagaaggtatctgGCGCTATatacactgggggggggagagagaaggtatctgGCGCTATAtacactgggggggagagagaaggtatctgGCGCTATAtacactgggggggagagagaaggtatctgGCGCTATAtacactgggggggagagagaaggtatctgGCGCTATAtacactgggggggagagagaaggtatctgGCGCTATAtacactgggggggagagagaaggtatctgGCGCTATAtacactggggggggagagaaggtatcTGGCGCTATATacacggggggagagaaggtATCTGGCGCTATAtacactgggggggagagagggtatcTGGCGCTATatacactgggggaggggggagagaaggtatcTGGCGCTATatacactgggggaggggggagagaaggtatcTGGCGCTATAtacactggggggggagagaaggtatcTGACGCTATATacacggggggagagaaggtATCTGGCGCTATATacacggggggagagaaggtATCTGGCGCTAtatacactgggggggggggagagaaggtatcTGGCGCTATAtacactggggggggagggagaaaaggtATCTGGCGCTATAtacactggggggggagggagagaaggcatCTGGCGCTAtatacactgggggggagggagagaaggtatCTGGCGCTAtatacactgggggggagggagagaaggtatCTGGCGCTAtatacactggggggggggagagaaggtatcTGGCGCTATAtacactggggggggagggagagaaggcatCTGGCGCTAtatacactgggggggagggagagaaggtatCTGGCGCTAtatacactgggggggagggagagaaggtatCTGGCGCTAtatacactggggggggggggagggagagaaggtatCTGGCGCTAtatacactggggggggggggagagacggtatCTGGCGCTAtatacactgggggggggggagagaaggtatcTGGCGCTATAtacactgggggggagagagaaggtatctgGCGCTAtatacactgggggggggggagagagaaggtatctgGCGCTAtatacactgggggggggggagagaaggtatcTTGCGCTATATAcactggggggagagaaggtatcTGGCGCTATATAcactggggggagagaaggtatcTGGCGCTATAtacactggggggggagagagggtatcTGGCGCTAtatacacggggggagagagaaggtatctgGCGCTATAtacactgggggggagagaaggtatcTGGCGCTAtatacacggggggggggggtggcacttgcattatatacacacaataacacTCATTTATTGGGAGACATGCTCCAAAAGTAAAATAAAGTGTTATAGCTGCGCATACATAGCACAGAGAAGTAACACAGAGACCCCCGTATTACTGCTCCTGTGGGACGCATGCAATACTGTGATCACAGCCTCCCTGGAGACTCACCTGTTGCGCTGTCCTGACACAGGTATCCCGATATGACGATGCGTGTCCCTGGCTGGTGCGGTCACTGATGCTCCCGTCACTGCCGCCGGGTCTGGTACTTACCAACCGGCACACTGACGTCACGGGGGCGTGGCCTGCGCGTCGCGTCGCCAAGGTTACGTCGTAGGCCATTGTGACCTTCCAGGGAAAACATCACTTACAACGGCTTATATACCACGGCTTATATACACCGGTTCCTCGCGCCTCCCCGCTTTATTTTACGTCTGGACAGTCGGAGATATGGCTCGCCGTTTTACCCACCTTTCCCCCGCCACTGAACCAGTGCCAGGACTACAACTTCCATGATGCTTTGCGGTTGTGACGTCCGGAACACGCTAGCCCCGCCCCCACCTCAATGGCCAAAATGTATTTTCCCCAAGTGGGCGGAGTTTGTAGAGGGCCAATCAGGAGCTGTCTCGCCGTGACGCGCTCGTGAGGGTGTGCACAGTACGTGCAGAGCAGCACAGCGCGTGGTTGCCCTGTGCCGGGAAGGAAGTGTGATGTCAGACTGCCGTTACCATGGAGATCAGACCGCCATGTAGCTGTCAGTCACACCCCTGTCTGTAGTATTATGACAGTGCCGGGATTATGTTGTGTCATGCTGACTGTGGTACAATGTCGAAATAGGGCTGCTGTATGTATGCAAATATATACACACCTTTATATAGataataggagagagagagggaaaaaaaaccagTCTGTGAGggggttcactggctttgcatctgatcccagcatgtgtttaaaagctgtgattAAAACAGCGAGCAAACTCAGAGGCCGTCACTAATTATTTAGAAAGCTGTCATTTACCCCAGCTGACCGAAGATGAAACCAAAGCGTTAAACGGTAAAATCACCCAGACTCAACTAACGGAAGCAGTTAAGGCACTAAGAATATCAAAGCCCCCCGGCCCTGGTGGCTTTACCGgtgtttattacaaaaaaaaatcctACAGGATACCCTCACCATATCCACTAGAAATGTACAATTCGTTCATGGAGGGAAAACCAATTCCGCCTGCTATGTCAACCGCAAACTCggccataatacacaaagaaggGCGAGACCCAATGCATTGTGGTAGCTACCGTCCAATTTCATTATTAAATAATGACctgaaactatatagtaaaattctaGAGAATAGATTAAACCCTATTCTACCTAGATTGATCCATATTGATCAAGTAGGGTTTGTGTCGGGTAGACGGGCCTCAGGTAACACccggaaaataataaatatagtggACCATGTTCATCTCACGGGAAACACAGCCATACATCTGAGCcttgatgcagagaaggcgttcgacagaATAGACTGGGAATTCTTAGACAAAACATTACAGAAATTTGGATTCAAAGACTCCTTTCTAGAAGGAGTCCGAGTATTATACCGAAACCCGACGGCCTTGGTTAAGCTCCCAGGGAATGGACCGAACCCAATTCAAATTAAGAACAGAACACGACAAGGCTGCCCATTGTCCCCTCTTCTCtttgccctaacaattgaaccacTAGCTGCAAATATCAGAGCGAATAATGATATCCAAGGTATAGTAATTggaaaaacaaatgataaaatctctttatttgcAGATGATATTCTAACGCTAGCAAAGCCCCAAATCTCTATACCTAATCTCCAAAGAGCCCTCTCAGACTTTGGGAAAATCTCAgggtacaaaattaataatgataaatcgGAAGCCCTAAATCTGAGCCTCCTAGACCCAGAGATTAAGCGACTAAAATCGAATTTCAATAATATGTGTAGGTCCtctcacattaaatatctgggagtaaatgtgacaAGGCACTACCACTCTCTATACCAGAGCAACTACCCATCCCTATTTGACAAAATCAAAAAAGACTTGACAAGGTGGCACGCCTCCAGATATCGTGGATAGGGAGAATAGTCTCtgtaaaaaatgaatatattccCAAGGTTACTTTATCACTTTCAGACTCTCCCTGTCCGGATACCTGGGTCCGAgctaaaaatatacaaaatagaaTATTCCACTTTGTCTGGCAGGGCAAGAGACCCTGAGTCCCTAGGCCAGTTATGCTGGCCGCAAGACTAAGAGGGGGCATTGGAGTCCCAGATATCTCaaaatattaccaagctgcccaattacaATAAACAAATTATTGGTTTGGAACGCTGACCCAGCCCAATACTACTGGTTGGCCATTGAATCCCAGTAcgccagaacgccttctctgctaACAACCTTATGGGCCCCGGACAAAAAAGACCCACAGATGAGGGGGTTTGAGCTGGGTCCGATGAGATGCACCTGGGAGATCTGGGCCAAGTCCAAGAGAAAATGAAATCTCAAATCTACCACGTCTAATATCATTTATACTGACGGCGGCCAGATGCGCCGTTGTGGCCTCCTGGTAAaagattgccccccccccccccatttagaCTGGCTGTTGAGGGAAGGATAAACGAGGTGATGCTAATGGAAAAAATGACAGCTTTTCTAAAGCAATCAACAGATGAATTTTATAGAACGTGGGAACCATGGATACAGCAGTGAATTAAACCAAGCAGGCCTGACAACCAAAGACCACAGTAGAAGCAAGATAAAAACAACATATAAACCGTTAAGAACCCAACTATACCCAAAGTCTACCAAGGAGAATGCCCAAGTACAATTTGCTAATGAGTAAAAGTGGAATCTCAAATTAATGAGAGGATTATACCTACCGACAGATGGGTTGGCCTTGGCGGACgtagggagatgggggggggtttCAGTACCTCCCCCCCGCCgatccactcccccccacccccctttcttcCTTCTCCAGTTCCTTTCTTCTTTTCTCCTATCTAATCGTTTTGTCCTTCCTATAAGGACATCAACTAGACAGCGCTACTAGATAAGACCCTGAACCACACGTCCAGAACTGACATACGTCTGAATATACGACAAGAACCAAGATACTATATGGTGTACCGAAAAGCAACTCGCTTTTTTTTACAACCCCACATGTATGTATATGAAAGCATTATATGGTATATCGCTCTGTTCAATGTTCATGGATGTGGTTTTTAACCCGCTGTCCCAATAAAAATttttgggaaaaaaaaacattgcgaGTTTTGGCTTAAGGGTTTTGTGTAAtaatggatttgaggcaaaaggttgcactgtgtgctcatttgcatggcatttcccttgctgcagtggaagcactatgctaggtgattatttatttataaaatgttttaccaggaagtaatacattgagagttacctctcgttttcaagtatgtcctgggcatagagttaagatgacaaataatacacgtgtagccatgccatctatggctactaatctgcccttctctttgcagtgagccctggtaagagcaggcctgtcaGTAGTcaacatgggttttccccactcactggtgctgcacttgagtgacaggggaggcggtgacatcaggcctgagcatatccaatcatgggacagacctggtgccctcctccaaGATGTACTTAAGGGCATCGCCACCCTAAATTTGAtagtgcctctacccacttgagagaggcaggtcacacagccaagagccttactattgggccttctcgggtcctcttccctctgggggagtgtgagtgtggaccatacccctgcctctgctagaggggcagggaagcgctgggactgctgcgggtgcccttggcctgtagtgaaggtccagggaccatactTCAGTGGGTTGCCAAGAGtgagactgcattgggcagaagcctgccgtgtgCTGCTGTTGGTGtac encodes the following:
- the HIGD1A gene encoding HIG1 domain family member 1A, mitochondrial isoform X2, producing the protein MTSSTGDVLPTYELADTQTSKLIRKSKESPFVPIGLAGFAAVVGFGLYKLKNRGDTKMSVHLIHMRVGAQGFIVGAMTCGVLYSMYKEYFAKPKQ
- the HIGD1A gene encoding HIG1 domain family member 1A, mitochondrial isoform X1 → MEVVVLALVQWRGKDKMTSSTGDVLPTYELADTQTSKLIRKSKESPFVPIGLAGFAAVVGFGLYKLKNRGDTKMSVHLIHMRVGAQGFIVGAMTCGVLYSMYKEYFAKPKQ